The proteins below come from a single uncultured Dethiosulfovibrio sp. genomic window:
- the hisS gene encoding histidine--tRNA ligase translates to MAESIKAPRGVRDILPEDSWKWGYTLEVTRKIADLFSYREVHLPIFEQTDLFARGIGDTTDVVEKEMYTFTDKGGRSITLRPELTASMVRSYLEHNMSGSRQPVKLWEVGPMFRYERPQKGRYRQFWQLDFEAIGSDSPLVDLEVIMTAIELFSSLGMSNLEVILNSVGCPKCRPVYKEALLGFLKPKMGELCGTCQNRYERNPLRILDCKDDKCKEITEGAPAIFESLCQECRDHFEAVTSGLDSLGVVYHIDKRLVRGLDYYTKTAFEVQSGDLGAQNAVCGGGRYDNLSEAIGGPHVPGVGFAAGLDRIVLTMEQQKCSFGKEPSPSVYVVCIDEQARGAAVDVLYRLRREGISADMDYMGRGMKAQLKSAVNGGSLVACILGGDEAARGVVMVKDLEKSQQEEVSLEQVAPRVAQILR, encoded by the coding sequence ATGGCTGAAAGCATAAAAGCTCCTAGGGGAGTCAGGGACATACTTCCAGAGGATTCGTGGAAATGGGGCTATACCCTGGAGGTTACCCGTAAGATAGCCGATCTCTTTTCCTACCGGGAAGTCCATCTCCCGATCTTTGAACAGACCGACCTGTTCGCCAGAGGTATCGGTGATACCACCGACGTTGTGGAGAAGGAGATGTACACCTTTACCGATAAGGGGGGACGTAGCATTACCCTCCGTCCTGAGCTCACCGCCTCCATGGTAAGGAGCTATCTAGAGCATAATATGTCTGGAAGCCGTCAGCCCGTTAAGCTGTGGGAAGTCGGGCCCATGTTCAGGTACGAGAGGCCCCAGAAGGGGAGATATCGCCAGTTTTGGCAGCTTGACTTCGAGGCCATAGGTTCCGACAGTCCTTTAGTCGATTTGGAGGTCATAATGACCGCCATCGAGCTTTTTAGCTCTCTCGGTATGTCCAACCTGGAGGTTATACTCAACTCCGTAGGCTGCCCTAAATGTAGGCCGGTCTATAAAGAGGCCCTTTTAGGCTTCCTAAAACCTAAAATGGGGGAACTTTGCGGTACCTGTCAGAACCGTTATGAGAGAAACCCCTTGAGAATTCTTGACTGTAAGGACGATAAGTGCAAAGAAATAACCGAAGGAGCTCCTGCCATATTTGAATCTCTGTGCCAAGAGTGTCGCGATCATTTTGAGGCTGTGACCTCCGGCCTGGACTCGCTTGGTGTCGTCTATCACATAGACAAGAGGCTGGTAAGAGGGCTGGACTACTATACTAAGACTGCTTTCGAGGTCCAATCCGGTGATTTAGGCGCCCAGAACGCCGTGTGTGGTGGGGGGCGATACGATAATCTGTCCGAGGCCATCGGTGGTCCTCATGTCCCAGGAGTTGGATTTGCCGCTGGACTGGACAGGATTGTCCTCACCATGGAACAGCAGAAGTGCTCCTTCGGAAAAGAGCCCTCACCGTCGGTCTACGTCGTTTGTATCGATGAACAGGCACGAGGTGCGGCGGTAGATGTGTTGTATCGCCTTAGAAGGGAGGGGATCTCAGCGGATATGGATTATATGGGACGAGGGATGAAGGCCCAACTCAAGTCCGCGGTCAATGGTGGCTCTCTGGTTGCCTGTATTCTCGGAGGGGATGAGGCTGCTAGAGGGGTTGTCATGGTTAAAGATCTGGAAAAATCTCAGCAGGAAGAGGTCTCTTTGGAACAGGTGGCTCCCAGGGTGGCCCAGATCCTGAGGTGA
- the aspS gene encoding aspartate--tRNA ligase → METGVFSPSWKRTAMCGLISEGHVGTKIIVNGWVRKRRDLGGIIFIELWDKSGIIQVVFNPEVCPEPHERARGLRSEFVIAVTGSIRIRPDGTSNEDMATGKWELMVDDFILLSAAAPLPFEIGEVTDGVDENLRLSYRYLDLRRDKMQRNLRIRHEVARYTREFLSDRGFCEVETPILTKSTPEGARDYLVPSRVNPGTFFALPQSPQIFKQLLMISGTDRYFQIAKCFRDEDLRADRQPEFTQVDIEMSFLTEEDIYEMMESYMVGLFKDRLEVELEAPFKRISYKEAMDRFGSDKPDLRIPFEITDLREVFYDGGFKPFEELLAKGGYVRGVVLPGGTSLSRRLIEEVCERGKALGAPEMAYFQFKDGGVKGPLAKFLSDDKSRQLGAVAGASEGDVLFVMGHSDWNLVCSVLGQIRLEIARAHGHVRDSWEFLWVTEFPLFEWDEEDNRWVAVHHPFTMPMVEDLPSLDSDPGSVRARAYDLVLNGNEVGGGSIRIHDSSVQSKVFNCLAFSEEQAKERFGFLLSALSYGTPPHGGIALGFDRLAMLLTGSQSIREVMAFPKTAKAQSLMCGAPAGVDVKQLDELFIKNLSLPTKS, encoded by the coding sequence ATGGAGACAGGCGTTTTTTCTCCTTCTTGGAAAAGGACCGCCATGTGCGGCCTTATCTCCGAAGGACATGTAGGAACTAAAATAATCGTAAACGGATGGGTCAGAAAGCGCAGAGACCTAGGTGGTATTATCTTCATAGAGCTCTGGGATAAATCCGGTATCATTCAGGTAGTTTTCAATCCCGAGGTGTGCCCAGAGCCCCATGAGAGGGCTAGAGGTCTCAGGAGCGAGTTCGTGATCGCCGTTACCGGTTCTATCAGGATAAGGCCCGACGGAACCTCCAACGAGGATATGGCCACAGGTAAGTGGGAGCTTATGGTGGACGACTTTATCCTACTGTCCGCCGCTGCCCCTCTCCCTTTTGAGATTGGAGAGGTCACCGATGGAGTAGACGAAAATCTCCGTCTGTCTTACCGTTATCTCGACCTACGCAGGGATAAAATGCAGCGGAACCTCAGGATAAGACACGAGGTCGCTAGGTATACAAGGGAGTTTCTCAGCGATCGCGGCTTTTGCGAGGTGGAGACCCCTATTCTGACAAAATCCACCCCTGAAGGGGCCAGGGATTATCTGGTTCCCAGTAGGGTAAATCCTGGTACCTTTTTTGCCCTGCCTCAGTCTCCCCAGATATTCAAGCAGCTTTTGATGATCAGCGGTACGGACAGGTATTTCCAGATAGCTAAATGCTTCAGGGACGAGGATCTCAGGGCCGACCGTCAGCCCGAGTTCACCCAGGTGGATATAGAGATGAGTTTCCTGACTGAAGAGGATATCTACGAGATGATGGAGTCCTACATGGTGGGCCTTTTCAAGGATCGGCTGGAGGTCGAACTGGAAGCCCCTTTTAAGCGAATCTCCTATAAAGAGGCTATGGATCGTTTCGGTAGCGATAAGCCGGACCTCCGCATTCCCTTCGAGATAACCGACCTTAGAGAGGTCTTCTATGACGGTGGGTTTAAACCGTTCGAGGAGTTGCTGGCCAAAGGAGGCTACGTTCGGGGAGTTGTCCTACCTGGAGGAACCTCTCTTTCCAGGCGGTTGATAGAGGAGGTCTGCGAGAGAGGTAAGGCCCTTGGGGCCCCTGAAATGGCCTATTTCCAGTTTAAAGACGGAGGCGTTAAAGGGCCTCTCGCTAAGTTTCTCTCCGACGATAAGTCCCGTCAGTTAGGGGCGGTCGCAGGAGCGTCGGAGGGGGACGTTCTCTTCGTCATGGGACACAGCGATTGGAATCTAGTCTGTTCCGTGTTGGGCCAGATTCGTCTTGAGATAGCCAGAGCTCACGGTCATGTGAGGGATTCCTGGGAATTCCTCTGGGTGACCGAGTTCCCGCTTTTCGAGTGGGACGAGGAGGATAACCGTTGGGTCGCTGTTCATCACCCTTTCACCATGCCTATGGTAGAGGATCTGCCCTCTCTGGATTCCGATCCTGGATCGGTCAGGGCGAGGGCCTATGATCTTGTCCTCAACGGAAACGAGGTCGGTGGCGGTTCTATCCGTATCCACGATTCCTCCGTTCAGAGCAAAGTATTTAATTGTCTCGCTTTTTCCGAGGAACAGGCTAAGGAAAGGTTTGGTTTTCTGCTCAGTGCCCTCAGTTACGGGACCCCTCCTCACGGAGGAATTGCCCTCGGGTTTGACAGACTGGCTATGCTGTTGACCGGTTCTCAGTCTATTCGGGAGGTCATGGCCTTCCCTAAGACCGCCAAGGCCCAGAGCCTTATGTGTGGAGCTCCTGCAGGAGTGGACGTTAAGCAACTTGATGAGCTTTTTATAAAAAATCTCTCTTTGCCGACAAAATCTTAG
- a CDS encoding metal-dependent hydrolase, whose product MLVRYLGHAAFYVEGEDVRILIDPFLSGNPKASHSARSFDRVNYIFVTHGHGDHLGDAVEIAKRTGATVVCNYEVSIYLADQGVTCHPMHIGGSYSFPFGRVKMTPALHGSDIQTDHGMVPGGMAGGFLIEIDGKKLYHAGDTGLTKDMELLREEGIEVAMIPIGGNFTMDVQDGARASDMIRPNHVIPMHYDTFELIKADPEAFASLVGGVVDVVILSPGEERVFPLIEQQPQ is encoded by the coding sequence ATGTTGGTAAGGTATCTTGGACACGCGGCTTTTTACGTTGAAGGTGAGGACGTAAGGATATTGATAGATCCCTTTTTGTCCGGCAACCCAAAGGCGTCCCATAGTGCCCGATCTTTTGACAGGGTAAACTATATTTTCGTGACCCACGGACACGGAGATCATTTGGGAGACGCCGTTGAGATCGCAAAAAGGACCGGAGCTACCGTAGTGTGTAACTACGAGGTGTCGATTTATTTGGCGGATCAAGGTGTAACATGTCATCCAATGCATATTGGAGGCAGTTATTCTTTCCCTTTCGGACGGGTCAAGATGACCCCAGCGCTACACGGATCGGACATACAGACCGACCATGGCATGGTTCCGGGAGGTATGGCAGGGGGGTTCCTGATAGAGATAGACGGCAAAAAACTATATCATGCTGGGGACACCGGCCTTACCAAGGACATGGAGCTACTTAGAGAAGAGGGTATCGAGGTCGCCATGATACCTATAGGGGGTAACTTCACTATGGACGTCCAAGACGGTGCCAGAGCCTCAGACATGATAAGGCCAAATCACGTGATACCTATGCATTACGATACCTTCGAGCTTATAAAGGCGGACCCAGAGGCTTTTGCTTCTTTGGTCGGCGGGGTTGTTGACGTGGTGATACTCAGTCCAGGGGAAGAAAGGGTATTCCCCCTGATAGAACAGCAGCCTCAGTAA
- a CDS encoding MurR/RpiR family transcriptional regulator, translated as METQKLQDLLRSHMDHLPTKARRVVEYLLTNMREAAFVSIGDVADRLEVSKAQLVRVARVLGFKGYADLKEALKEAVLEQVNPAARLNRVIHDENDLPSKIHQMEHANLDDTWNQLSQDKIVLFCDLVKKVDNIYCTGWGISSMVAESLFSRFREMALNGFLMKRGSMTLIEQARGIKKEDMIIACDLPGYAIQVTESVERAKQNGATVVTITDSPAAPICRFADLSFYVSDNSPTFGSSLIGPIFLVHVLTSILSISLGEQAKEALEDQAKCLHDERIYHPVFGLRY; from the coding sequence TTGGAGACACAAAAACTACAGGATCTGTTAAGGTCACATATGGATCATCTGCCTACAAAAGCCAGAAGGGTCGTAGAATATCTTCTGACAAACATGAGGGAGGCGGCCTTCGTCTCCATCGGCGACGTAGCCGATAGGTTGGAGGTTTCCAAAGCTCAGTTGGTAAGAGTCGCCAGAGTTCTAGGTTTTAAAGGCTACGCCGACCTCAAAGAAGCGTTAAAAGAAGCGGTGCTGGAGCAGGTAAACCCCGCCGCCAGGCTTAATAGGGTTATACACGATGAAAACGATCTACCAAGCAAAATACATCAGATGGAACACGCAAATCTGGACGATACGTGGAATCAGCTTTCCCAGGATAAAATAGTTCTCTTTTGCGATCTGGTGAAAAAAGTCGACAATATCTACTGTACCGGATGGGGCATATCCTCTATGGTAGCGGAATCCCTTTTTTCCCGTTTCAGAGAGATGGCTCTAAACGGGTTCCTTATGAAAAGAGGTTCCATGACCCTTATCGAGCAGGCTAGGGGAATAAAAAAAGAGGACATGATCATCGCCTGCGATCTACCGGGATACGCCATACAGGTGACCGAGTCGGTAGAGAGAGCTAAACAGAACGGGGCCACGGTGGTCACAATAACCGACAGCCCCGCGGCCCCTATATGTAGATTTGCCGATCTATCGTTTTACGTCAGCGATAATAGCCCAACCTTCGGCAGCAGCCTCATAGGGCCTATTTTTCTGGTTCACGTCCTCACATCGATCCTCTCCATTAGCCTTGGAGAGCAGGCCAAAGAGGCACTAGAGGATCAGGCTAAATGCCTACACGACGAGAGGATATACCATCCGGTATTCGGACTCCGTTACTGA
- a CDS encoding radical SAM protein, with the protein MSGKRFAVFLSMKGCKGRCVYCDQKAITGENPPSPEEIKNAIDSSNIDFEEICFFGGSFTCLPTKNQRDYLQISKDLSIPARMSTHPMCIDQGILDVLSEFPITMIELGISSLDDETLALCRRGYTGEDGLRAIELIMRNNYDVCAQLMIGLPGQTMESSLMDIKRLAELKGPRDMTLRIYPCLVLENTELYRMMGDGYEPLKIEDAVTWGGELLFNAEKMGFKVQRIGLSETPSLAKAVAGGPHHPALGEMIRGYGMAKKLSSISKEGPWFLPANRISLLTGHGGIGLKAMAKIVGLPIEETKKRIFVRTSMVD; encoded by the coding sequence TTGTCAGGAAAGAGATTTGCCGTTTTTCTCTCCATGAAAGGATGCAAGGGAAGATGTGTCTACTGTGACCAAAAAGCGATAACAGGGGAAAATCCACCTTCTCCTGAGGAGATCAAGAACGCTATTGACTCATCTAATATCGATTTTGAAGAGATATGTTTCTTTGGAGGCAGCTTTACCTGTCTGCCGACAAAAAATCAGAGGGATTATCTTCAGATATCCAAGGACCTCTCTATCCCAGCCAGAATGTCCACCCATCCGATGTGTATAGACCAAGGGATTCTAGACGTATTATCGGAGTTTCCAATAACGATGATAGAGCTTGGAATAAGCTCATTGGACGACGAAACCCTGGCTTTATGCAGAAGAGGATACACAGGGGAAGACGGTTTGAGAGCCATTGAGCTCATAATGAGAAACAACTACGACGTATGCGCTCAGCTTATGATAGGCCTTCCAGGGCAGACGATGGAAAGCTCCCTTATGGACATAAAAAGGCTTGCGGAGCTAAAAGGGCCCAGAGATATGACTTTGAGAATCTACCCCTGTTTAGTCCTGGAGAACACCGAGCTTTATCGCATGATGGGTGATGGATACGAACCGCTGAAAATCGAGGACGCCGTAACCTGGGGAGGGGAGTTACTTTTCAACGCCGAAAAAATGGGTTTCAAGGTACAGAGAATAGGTCTAAGCGAGACCCCCTCTCTGGCAAAGGCTGTAGCTGGAGGTCCTCATCATCCCGCATTAGGAGAGATGATCCGAGGGTACGGAATGGCCAAGAAACTCTCCTCTATATCCAAAGAGGGACCGTGGTTTCTTCCGGCAAACAGGATATCCTTGCTAACCGGCCACGGCGGCATAGGCCTTAAAGCGATGGCTAAAATAGTTGGTTTACCTATCGAAGAGACCAAAAAAAGAATTTTTGTTCGTACTTCCATGGTTGACTAA
- a CDS encoding LysR family transcriptional regulator — MDFRELETFIAIVEKGSISAAAASLGVSQPAVSKRVARLEKEMGASLFAKGHKHSALTSEGSVFYKAALRILDCRKKTKIQIAEISEDLYGSVTISASSIPGDYILPGILVEFTERHPGVDVKVKVSDSQSALEDLSDRKADLAIVGTDRSLPGFSSIPFMNDELVLVVGKQHPLATRKSVPIDELAGMKLAGRSLGSGTRHIWEKLYKSRCSSSKDIALQFGHALAVVNAVASGAEGGVVSRIAAESNPDVVAVDFDPPLTRPFYMVYGLCESKAVETLVSFMIDKAEHKEG, encoded by the coding sequence ATGGATTTTAGAGAACTTGAGACTTTTATAGCTATCGTGGAAAAAGGCAGTATTTCCGCCGCTGCCGCATCCCTTGGAGTATCCCAACCTGCGGTGAGCAAAAGGGTGGCAAGGCTTGAGAAGGAGATGGGAGCCTCCCTTTTTGCCAAAGGTCATAAACACTCAGCCCTGACCTCTGAGGGATCGGTTTTCTACAAGGCCGCCCTTAGAATCCTGGATTGCAGGAAGAAAACAAAAATACAGATAGCCGAGATTTCCGAGGATCTTTACGGATCGGTAACCATAAGCGCAAGCTCCATACCGGGAGATTATATACTCCCCGGCATCTTGGTGGAATTCACCGAGAGACACCCTGGGGTGGACGTGAAGGTAAAGGTCAGCGATTCCCAGTCAGCCCTGGAGGATCTCTCGGACAGAAAGGCCGATTTAGCCATAGTTGGAACGGACAGATCTCTTCCCGGTTTTTCCAGTATACCCTTTATGAACGATGAGTTGGTCCTCGTTGTAGGCAAGCAGCATCCTCTTGCCACGAGAAAGAGCGTCCCTATAGACGAGTTGGCAGGGATGAAGCTGGCGGGGAGAAGCCTAGGTTCAGGGACTAGACATATCTGGGAAAAACTGTATAAGAGCCGTTGCTCCTCGTCGAAGGATATCGCCCTTCAGTTTGGTCATGCACTAGCGGTGGTCAACGCCGTGGCCAGTGGAGCTGAGGGAGGGGTTGTTTCCAGGATAGCTGCGGAGAGCAATCCTGATGTGGTGGCTGTCGATTTCGATCCACCTTTAACTAGGCCTTTTTACATGGTTTACGGACTCTGTGAATCTAAGGCGGTAGAGACTCTGGTGTCGTTTATGATAGATAAGGCTGAACATAAGGAGGGTTGA
- a CDS encoding YbaK/EbsC family protein has protein sequence MPLEKVRSFLQEKGYKGDIHHTDGTIFTVEDASKSVGAPPEEILKSLVFLVDGQPTLILMSGVNKVDRKKIASATGKAKSRVKMASPDYVFEAFGFKVGGVPPVGYGSDLPTLIDRDLFSFETVWAAAGTDQDFFPIGPEVLQEYTGGTVVDLKD, from the coding sequence ATGCCATTGGAAAAGGTGAGGAGCTTTCTCCAGGAAAAGGGCTACAAGGGGGATATCCATCACACCGACGGAACTATATTTACCGTCGAAGATGCCTCTAAGTCGGTAGGGGCTCCGCCGGAGGAGATACTGAAAAGCCTGGTTTTTCTGGTCGACGGCCAGCCTACTCTCATACTTATGTCCGGAGTTAATAAGGTCGACAGAAAGAAGATAGCCTCCGCCACAGGCAAGGCCAAGTCCAGGGTTAAAATGGCTTCTCCTGATTACGTTTTTGAGGCCTTCGGCTTTAAAGTAGGAGGGGTCCCTCCAGTAGGTTACGGTTCAGATCTTCCTACCTTGATCGATAGAGATCTGTTCTCCTTTGAGACCGTTTGGGCGGCTGCCGGAACGGACCAGGATTTTTTCCCCATCGGGCCTGAGGTCTTGCAGGAATACACAGGAGGAACTGTCGTGGACCTGAAAGACTGA
- a CDS encoding PPC domain-containing DNA-binding protein yields the protein MQYCGTKELLALHLEDGENLHLSIITACQGINLDSAVVLSGLGMVKSVTFGWYTGAEYVKKTYDDVMELVSLSGDVSFRQDGMYPHLHGVFSTPEHGLIGGHIMEVIAFRNIELFLKPVYTIHFNRRRMDAFEALIPEQRG from the coding sequence ATGCAGTACTGCGGAACGAAAGAACTTCTGGCGCTACACCTTGAGGATGGAGAGAACCTGCACCTATCCATCATCACCGCCTGTCAGGGAATCAATCTAGACTCAGCGGTTGTCCTGTCCGGCCTGGGCATGGTCAAATCGGTCACCTTTGGCTGGTACACCGGAGCTGAATACGTTAAGAAGACCTACGACGACGTGATGGAGCTAGTTTCCCTGTCCGGAGACGTCAGTTTTCGACAGGACGGGATGTACCCCCATCTCCACGGCGTATTCAGCACCCCAGAGCACGGACTGATCGGTGGTCACATCATGGAGGTAATAGCCTTCAGAAACATCGAGCTGTTTTTAAAGCCCGTCTACACGATCCACTTTAACCGCCGCAGGATGGACGCCTTTGAGGCTCTCATCCCGGAACAAAGGGGCTAA
- a CDS encoding asparaginase: protein MPTRNKFALVVAGGEIGMTYSSKKNGHTPELTAEEMLSWLPDGMSENVHLVDWSHQASSHYTIRMTSDLVGILSKLVVDGVQGIVVTCGTDTMEEMAYLTDLTWAYPQPIIFTGTNSPSDVIGSDAIANLQNAMHAAASQATWGMGVLVCLQDQLLAASEISQGVNYRKNGFIAFDRGPVGEIIRDSITIRRIPKRGKILEGIVPARNVEIIYSSLGGGERLISSLASSSELPDGVVLAAFGNGNVFPAWIPYIKALIKSEVPILLSSRCPYGKVMGMFGFEGAANRLFEIGVMNAGDLTPLKARLKLSVGLGAGLSGQDLQKYILDS, encoded by the coding sequence ATGCCTACTAGGAATAAATTTGCCTTGGTCGTCGCCGGTGGAGAGATCGGGATGACATACTCTTCCAAGAAAAACGGCCATACTCCGGAGCTAACCGCAGAGGAGATGCTCAGCTGGTTGCCCGATGGAATGTCGGAAAACGTGCATTTAGTCGACTGGAGCCACCAAGCCAGTAGCCACTACACCATAAGGATGACCTCCGACCTCGTTGGGATCCTCTCTAAGCTGGTAGTAGATGGCGTTCAGGGTATAGTTGTGACCTGTGGCACCGACACAATGGAGGAAATGGCCTACCTTACCGACCTGACGTGGGCCTATCCGCAACCTATTATCTTTACCGGAACCAACAGTCCATCGGACGTTATAGGATCCGACGCCATCGCGAACCTCCAGAACGCCATGCACGCCGCAGCGTCCCAGGCTACCTGGGGCATGGGTGTTCTGGTCTGTCTACAGGATCAGCTACTGGCGGCATCGGAGATATCACAGGGGGTTAACTACCGTAAAAACGGCTTTATAGCCTTCGACAGAGGCCCTGTAGGGGAGATAATAAGGGACAGCATAACCATCAGGAGGATCCCCAAAAGAGGAAAAATACTTGAGGGGATAGTTCCAGCCAGAAACGTGGAGATAATATACTCCTCCCTTGGAGGAGGGGAGAGGCTGATATCCTCCCTAGCATCATCAAGTGAACTGCCTGACGGAGTAGTCCTGGCGGCCTTCGGCAACGGTAACGTTTTCCCCGCATGGATTCCCTACATAAAGGCACTTATAAAATCGGAGGTTCCAATTTTATTGAGTTCTAGATGTCCCTATGGCAAGGTTATGGGGATGTTTGGCTTCGAAGGAGCGGCAAATCGGCTGTTTGAGATAGGTGTGATGAACGCTGGGGACCTTACCCCTCTAAAGGCCAGGCTTAAGCTTTCCGTAGGGTTAGGAGCGGGGCTTTCCGGACAGGATCTCCAAAAATATATACTGGACAGCTAA
- a CDS encoding lactate utilization protein, with translation MSHPSASDFEGHRRVWRERLGNTVTKALHKRGYRSLYVGTKEEALRSVLELIPEDQSVAVPGTVTIREIGAMEALSSRGNKVVHHWDPELTAETKKGRLEEELRCEVFLTSSNAITHDGIMVNIDGTGNRLAGMSWSPGKIIYVIGINKVCHDLDSAMRRVRDVATPINASRLGIDVPCAKLGYHVGCTVPNTVCRATLISEYPTMGRDSTVILVGENLGY, from the coding sequence ATGTCTCATCCATCAGCGTCGGATTTCGAAGGTCACAGAAGAGTCTGGAGAGAGCGCCTTGGAAATACAGTGACAAAGGCACTCCATAAGAGAGGATATAGATCCCTCTACGTGGGCACCAAAGAGGAAGCTCTAAGGTCCGTCTTAGAACTCATCCCGGAGGATCAATCTGTAGCCGTTCCCGGAACGGTAACCATCAGAGAGATAGGGGCAATGGAGGCACTCTCCTCCAGAGGTAACAAGGTCGTCCATCACTGGGATCCAGAGTTGACGGCGGAGACAAAAAAAGGACGCCTGGAGGAGGAGCTTCGTTGCGAGGTGTTCCTGACCAGCTCTAATGCCATAACCCACGATGGAATCATGGTAAACATAGACGGAACGGGAAATCGACTGGCAGGAATGAGCTGGTCCCCCGGGAAGATAATCTACGTAATAGGAATAAACAAAGTCTGTCACGATCTAGACTCGGCTATGAGAAGGGTTAGAGACGTGGCAACGCCTATAAATGCATCTCGACTTGGGATAGACGTCCCCTGCGCTAAATTGGGGTATCACGTAGGCTGTACCGTGCCTAACACCGTATGTCGAGCGACCCTTATCTCCGAATATCCGACCATGGGACGGGACAGTACGGTTATATTAGTGGGCGAAAATCTCGGATACTAG
- a CDS encoding sigma factor-like helix-turn-helix DNA-binding protein, with translation MEDIIEKRVYLARLYDLYGALLTEKQRKTYEMHDLEDLSLSEISQELAITRQGISDQLQRARDRLEELERLLGFASRLDGFEGQVRSIESLIDSSPGLTADFIAKFRSIISGDPKDEGSD, from the coding sequence GTGGAGGATATTATCGAGAAGAGAGTCTACCTAGCGAGGCTCTACGATCTCTACGGGGCTCTGCTCACGGAAAAACAGAGAAAGACCTATGAAATGCACGATCTTGAGGATCTATCTCTGTCCGAAATATCTCAGGAGCTGGCCATCACCCGTCAGGGAATATCCGACCAGTTACAAAGAGCCAGAGACAGGTTGGAGGAGCTTGAACGGCTATTGGGTTTCGCCTCCAGGCTGGACGGTTTTGAGGGACAGGTCCGATCGATAGAGTCTTTAATCGACTCCTCTCCGGGGTTGACCGCCGATTTTATCGCTAAATTCCGGTCCATTATCTCTGGTGATCCGAAAGACGAAGGGAGTGATTGA